One stretch of Arachis duranensis cultivar V14167 chromosome 1, aradu.V14167.gnm2.J7QH, whole genome shotgun sequence DNA includes these proteins:
- the LOC107466889 gene encoding glucose and ribitol dehydrogenase (The sequence of the model RefSeq protein was modified relative to this genomic sequence to represent the inferred CDS: added 38 bases not found in genome assembly) encodes MASKDVKFPPQSQETQPGKEYIMNPIPQAISPDYKPSNKLWGKVALVTGGDSGIGRAVCVCFAKEGATVAFTYVKGHEDGDKDDTLKMLLESKTSDAQDPLAIAADIGFDENCKQVVDHVVQEYGRIDILVNNAAEQHLTKSVEEITQDQLERVFKTNMFSQFYLVRHALIHMKEGSSIINSTSVNAYSGSPQALDYTATKGAIVAFTRGLARMLVSKGIRVNAVAPGPVWTPIQPASMPAEMIQSLGSEVPMKRAAQPSEIAPCYLFLASLQDSSFAGGVIVNA; translated from the exons ATGGCGAGCAAGGATGTTAAG GTACATAATGAATCCGATTCCTCAAGCCATAAGTCCAGACTACAAGCCCTCCAACAAGCTCTGG GGTAAGGTGGCTTTGGTGACAGGAGGTGATTCTGGGATAGGCAGAgcagtgtgtgtgtgttttgcAAAAGAGGGTGCAACCGTTGCATTTACATACGTTAAGGGCCACGAGGACGGGGACAAGGATGACACACTTAAGATGCTGCTAGAATCCAAGACAAGTGATGCACAAGATCCTTTGGCAATAGCTGCGGATATTGGATTTGATGAGAACTGCAAGCAGGTTGTTGATCATGTTGTCCAAGAATATGGACGCATTGATATTCTAGTTAACAATGCAGCCGAGCAGCACTTGACTAAATCGGTCGAGGAAATCACCCAAGATCAACTAGAAAGAGTCTTCAAGACCAATATGTTTTCGCAGTTCTACTTGGTCAG GCATGCACTGATTCACATGAAAGAAGGGAGTTCCATTATCAACTCAACCTCAGTTAATGCCTACAGTGGAAGTCCTCAAGCACTGGACTATACCGCAACGAAGGGAGCCATTGTGGCCTTCACAAGAGGGCTTGCTCGGATGCTGGTGAGCAAGGGGATTCGGGTGAATGCGGTGGCGCCGGGTCCGGTTTGGACGCCAATACAACCAGCTTCCATGCCTGCCGAGATGATTCAGAGTTTAGGGTCAGAGGTGCCAATGAAGCGAGCAGCTCAACCATCGGAGATTGCACCCTGTTATTTGTTCTTGGCATCCCTTCAGGACTCTTCTTTTGCAGGTGGCGTGATCGTCAATGCTTAG
- the LOC107466879 gene encoding E3 ubiquitin-protein ligase RHF1A, with translation MPTSDDCSDDACSICLEPYTANDPATITSCKHDYHLHCIIEWSQRSKECPICWQLLSLKDPTSQELLAAVEAEKRLISRNEHSSSYASSPSPLERLNDDHDYPCSDDSDLDEQLMQHLDATAASTTGHIHTRKRQRYYGAGPSEVLVSNSSIPASRIQPPSEGSVSSSSESEVSLKPSWQPLESDRRVNTAEMFSFPKSIKSKFSAASARYKESISKSTRGLKEKLIAHNASVKELSKGVRREMNVGIAGVAKMIERLDLSSKRSSTIRPVNGGRGISIIPFKGKSVQQNNAIEQQQSGVLVCHISSDSPSLVPPPTPSVQE, from the exons ATGCCCACTTCCGACGACTGCTCCGATGACGCCTGCAGCATTTGTCTTGAACCCTACACCGCCAACGACCCCGCCACT ATTACCAGTTGCAAACATGATTATCATCTGCATTGTATTATTGAATG gTCACAGAGAAGCAAAGAGTGCCCAATATGTTGGCAGTTACTTAGCTTAAAAGACCCCACCAG CCAAGAGCTTCTAGCTGCAGTGGAGGCTGAAAAACGCTTAATATCCAGGAATGAACATTCATCTTCATACGCCAGCTCTCCTAGTCCCCTTGAACGACTCAATGATGATCAT GATTATCCTTGTTCAGATGACTCTGATCTTGATGAGCAACTTATGCAACACCTAGATGCTACTGCAGCAAGCACAACTGGTCATATTCACACACGAAAAAGGCAGAGATATTATGGTGCAGGTCCATCAGAGGTGCTTGTTTCAAATTCTTCTATTCCAGCTTCTAGGATTCAGCCACCATCTGAGGGTAGTGTTTCATCATCTTCTGAGAGTGAAGTCTCTTTAAAGCCCAG CTGGCAACCACTTGAGAGTGATAGGAGAGTGAACACTGCTGAAATGTTCTCCTTCCCCAAGTCCATCAAGTCCAAATTTTCTGCTGCTTCGGCAAG ATATAAGGAATCAATTTCAAAAAGCACTCGAGGCCTTAAAGAGAAGTTGATTGCTCATAATGCCTCAGTGAAAGAGCTCAGTAAAGGTGTTCGGCGTGAGATGAACGTAGGCATTGCTGGTGTTGCAAAGATGATCGAACGTCTTGATCTTTCGTCGAAACGGTCAAGTACCATCAGGCCAGTCAATGGTGGTAGGGGCATCTCTATCATCCCCTTCAAAGGGAAGTCTGTCCAGCAGAATAATGCCATTGAGCAGCAGCAATCTGGAGTTTTGGTTTGTCATATTAGTTCAGACTCTCCATCTCTTGTTCCTCCTCCAACTCCAAGTGTTCAGG AGTGA